One part of the Truepera radiovictrix DSM 17093 genome encodes these proteins:
- a CDS encoding ABC transporter permease, with amino-acid sequence MTGAATEPRAASVRGRRAWRQFWRSPLAVLGALVLLAFVLMALFAPYLAPFNPAEAQLLHRLEPPLTESAAGTRFLLGTDHLGRDLLSRLVYGSRVALIVGLGGVALSATLGVSVGLVSGYFGGWWDTLSMRLVDTLIAIPNVLLYLTVLGVFGPSLTLLILVIGLINWTTFARVVRGEVLAIKEREFVEASRASGQRALKTLLKHVLTNILAPIIVIATLDVAAVIILEAALSYLGLGVQPPTVTWGRMLADGRDYLATAWWVATFPGLFITLLCLSLIFLGDWLRDVLDPRTH; translated from the coding sequence GTGACGGGCGCGGCGACCGAACCTCGCGCCGCGAGCGTGCGCGGCCGCCGCGCGTGGCGGCAGTTCTGGCGAAGCCCGCTGGCGGTTTTAGGCGCGCTCGTCCTGCTCGCTTTCGTGCTGATGGCGCTCTTTGCCCCCTACTTGGCGCCCTTCAACCCCGCCGAGGCGCAGCTCTTGCACCGCCTCGAGCCGCCCCTTACCGAGAGCGCTGCGGGGACCCGCTTCCTCCTCGGCACCGACCATCTGGGGCGCGACCTGCTGAGCCGCCTCGTCTACGGCAGCCGCGTCGCCCTGATCGTCGGGCTCGGCGGGGTGGCGCTCTCGGCCACCCTCGGCGTCAGCGTGGGGCTCGTCTCGGGCTACTTCGGCGGGTGGTGGGACACCCTGAGCATGCGCCTGGTGGACACGCTCATCGCTATCCCCAACGTGCTCTTGTACTTAACCGTGCTGGGCGTCTTCGGCCCCAGTTTGACGCTGCTGATTTTGGTCATCGGGCTCATCAACTGGACGACCTTCGCGCGCGTCGTGCGCGGGGAGGTGCTGGCGATCAAGGAGCGCGAGTTCGTCGAGGCCTCGAGGGCCTCCGGGCAGCGCGCCCTAAAGACGCTCCTCAAACACGTGCTGACCAACATCCTGGCGCCCATCATCGTGATCGCCACCCTCGACGTCGCGGCGGTGATCATCCTCGAGGCCGCCCTGTCCTACCTCGGGTTGGGTGTGCAACCGCCGACCGTCACCTGGGGCCGGATGCTCGCCGACGGGCGCGACTACCTCGCGACCGCCTGGTGGGTGGCGACCTTTCCGGGGCTCTTTATCACCCTGCTCTGCCTGTCGCTGATCTTCCTGGGCGACTGGCTCCGCGACGTCCTCGACCCCCGAACGCACTGA
- a CDS encoding ABC transporter permease, whose amino-acid sequence MGVFIVRRILQMIPVLFGVTLIIFFLVRVSGDPVTLLLPEDAPPEQVAQLRESLGLDRPLPEQYARFLRDLLRGDFGTSIRYRGQAALPVVLERLPATLELAAASILVAVLISLPLGILAATRRGRLPDYGATSFAVLGQAMPNFWLGIMLILVFGVHLRWFPVSGRGTTAHLVLPALTLGTALAALLMRLLRSTMLEVLSQDFVRTARAKGLRERVVLFKHAIRNALIAYVTVLGLQVATLMAGAVVTEQVFAWPGIGLLAIQAINIRDMAVVQTVVIVVALIVMVANLLVDLLYALIDPRIQYA is encoded by the coding sequence ATGGGCGTCTTTATCGTTCGCCGCATTTTGCAGATGATCCCGGTGCTCTTTGGCGTCACCCTGATTATCTTCTTTTTGGTCCGCGTCTCCGGCGACCCGGTGACCCTGCTCTTGCCCGAAGACGCCCCGCCCGAGCAGGTCGCGCAGCTCCGCGAAAGTCTGGGGCTCGACCGCCCCCTGCCGGAGCAGTACGCGCGCTTTTTGCGCGACCTTTTGCGCGGCGACTTCGGCACCTCCATCCGCTACCGCGGCCAAGCCGCGCTCCCCGTGGTGTTAGAGCGCCTGCCCGCGACGCTCGAGCTCGCCGCCGCCTCTATCCTCGTCGCCGTGCTCATCTCGCTACCCCTGGGCATCCTGGCGGCGACCCGGCGGGGCCGGCTGCCGGACTACGGCGCCACGAGCTTCGCCGTGCTGGGCCAAGCCATGCCCAACTTCTGGCTCGGCATCATGCTGATTTTGGTCTTCGGGGTGCACCTGCGGTGGTTTCCGGTCTCGGGGCGGGGCACGACCGCGCACCTCGTGCTCCCCGCACTCACCCTCGGCACCGCGCTCGCGGCGCTACTCATGCGGCTTCTGCGCTCGACCATGCTCGAGGTTTTGAGCCAGGACTTTGTCCGCACGGCCCGCGCCAAGGGGCTGCGCGAACGGGTGGTGCTCTTTAAGCACGCGATTCGCAACGCGCTCATCGCCTACGTCACGGTGCTCGGCCTGCAGGTCGCGACGCTCATGGCGGGCGCGGTGGTGACCGAGCAGGTCTTCGCTTGGCCGGGGATCGGCCTCCTGGCAATCCAGGCGATCAACATCCGCGACATGGCGGTCGTGCAGACAGTCGTCATCGTGGTCGCGCTCATCGTCATGGTCGCCAACTTGCTCGTCGACCTGCTCTACGCCCTCATCGACCCCCGGATCCAGTACGCGTGA